From a single Nostoc edaphicum CCNP1411 genomic region:
- a CDS encoding molecular chaperone DnaJ, which translates to MEYNPYDILDLSPSASKAEIAKAVAVAMKQKKHPVDIIAKAQKSLLKPEERIIADYLRPILPTIKHFKYSDLSPLVQPAPTLVLLPEFDGLEQAIAQSAQEERLEQEPLAMTLSELFTEGIIACKEERYPKAIKYLEDYCQGCTDRNSKDYIQAQMCLIKVYKIIGQSERAIALCQLLSNHTNPQAQTWATKTLAMLSKEVSHV; encoded by the coding sequence ATGGAATATAATCCTTATGACATTCTGGATCTATCCCCATCAGCATCCAAAGCTGAAATTGCAAAAGCTGTAGCAGTGGCAATGAAGCAAAAAAAGCATCCTGTAGACATCATTGCTAAAGCTCAAAAAAGCTTACTGAAACCAGAGGAACGCATTATAGCCGACTATTTGCGCCCCATACTACCCACTATTAAGCACTTCAAATATAGCGATTTATCGCCTTTGGTTCAACCAGCACCTACACTGGTCTTATTGCCAGAATTTGATGGATTAGAGCAAGCGATCGCTCAATCTGCTCAAGAAGAACGCCTAGAGCAAGAGCCTTTAGCTATGACCCTATCAGAGTTATTCACCGAGGGCATTATAGCTTGTAAAGAAGAACGCTACCCCAAAGCGATAAAATACCTCGAAGACTACTGCCAAGGCTGTACAGACCGGAATAGTAAAGATTACATTCAAGCCCAAATGTGCCTGATTAAAGTGTATAAAATAATTGGACAGTCAGAAAGAGCGATCGCACTTTGTCAGCTTTTGAGTAATCATACCAATCCGCAAGCGCAAACTTGGGCAACTAAAACTTTAGCGATGTTATCAAAAGAGGTTTCTCATGTCTAA
- the cysE gene encoding serine O-acetyltransferase, giving the protein MLSILRADFRIIFERDPAARNWLEVLFCYPGLQALLFHRLAHWLYTLGLPLIPRLISHWARFLTGIEIHPGAAIGQSVFIDHGMGVVIGETAIVGDYALIYQGVTLGGTGKECGKRHPTVGENVVVGAGAKVLGNIQIGNNVRIGAGSVVLRDVPSDCTVVGVPGRIMYRSGVRVSPLEHNNLPDSEAQVIRALVDRIEALEEQIQTLQRNNSSEKTPVLVGCLATKEDEPTHDPRWCNLKDKTIQQFLDGAGI; this is encoded by the coding sequence GTGCTATCTATACTGCGTGCTGACTTTCGTATCATATTTGAACGTGACCCAGCTGCCCGTAACTGGTTGGAAGTTTTATTTTGTTACCCAGGTTTGCAAGCCTTGCTATTTCATAGGCTGGCTCACTGGCTGTATACTCTTGGTCTTCCCTTGATTCCACGCCTAATTTCTCACTGGGCTAGATTTTTGACTGGAATTGAAATCCACCCTGGTGCAGCAATTGGGCAAAGTGTTTTTATTGACCACGGCATGGGTGTAGTAATTGGTGAAACTGCGATCGTGGGAGACTATGCCCTAATTTATCAAGGTGTCACCCTTGGAGGTACTGGTAAAGAATGTGGCAAGCGCCATCCAACTGTGGGTGAAAATGTCGTAGTTGGGGCTGGAGCGAAGGTACTGGGAAATATCCAAATTGGCAATAATGTCCGTATTGGCGCTGGGTCTGTTGTTCTAAGGGATGTGCCTTCAGACTGTACTGTAGTGGGCGTGCCTGGGCGCATTATGTATCGTTCTGGAGTTCGGGTTTCACCTCTTGAACACAATAACTTACCAGATTCAGAAGCTCAAGTAATTCGTGCTTTAGTAGACCGCATTGAGGCGTTGGAAGAACAAATACAAACTCTTCAGCGCAACAATTCTTCAGAAAAAACTCCTGTTTTAGTGGGTTGTTTAGCCACCAAAGAGGATGAGCCAACCCACGATCCTCGCTGGTGCAATCTCAAAGATAAGACTATCCAGCAATTTCTAGATGGTGCTGGCATTTAG
- a CDS encoding Npun_F5749 family FMN-dependent PPOX-type flavoprotein, whose translation MSLAPWRGAIAHALHRNRSLVYARYLQLATLQANGRPANRTLVFRGFLEDTNQLRFITDNRSAKADQIQQQPWAEVCWYFPNTREQFRITGCLTLVSGDDSHQNLQPARIAMWQELSDAARLQFGWPYPGKPRIQEAGAFEASPPDPVEPVPNFCLLLLDPVQVDHLELRGEPQNRWLYHRNDQQQWTNEAINP comes from the coding sequence ATGTCTCTTGCTCCTTGGCGAGGTGCGATCGCTCATGCACTCCATCGCAACCGTAGTCTTGTTTATGCCCGTTACCTGCAACTAGCAACGCTACAAGCGAATGGTCGCCCCGCTAATCGTACCCTAGTCTTTCGCGGCTTTTTAGAAGATACAAACCAGCTAAGATTTATCACCGATAACCGTAGTGCCAAAGCCGACCAAATACAGCAACAACCTTGGGCAGAAGTTTGCTGGTACTTCCCCAATACACGAGAACAATTCCGCATCACTGGTTGTTTGACTCTGGTAAGCGGTGATGATTCTCACCAGAATTTACAGCCAGCCCGGATCGCAATGTGGCAAGAATTAAGTGATGCAGCGCGTTTACAGTTTGGTTGGCCTTATCCTGGTAAACCCAGAATCCAAGAAGCAGGAGCCTTTGAGGCATCACCGCCCGATCCTGTTGAGCCAGTCCCTAATTTTTGCCTCCTGCTACTAGATCCGGTGCAAGTAGACCATTTAGAATTACGCGGCGAACCACAAAATCGATGGCTTTACCACCGTAATGATCAGCAACAGTGGACTAATGAAGCGATTAATCCGTGA
- a CDS encoding peptidase M, neutral zinc metallopeptidase site, which produces MSILDSLNALTKTLLGVGIIDAWKQAPHTKEASEKAARLAQNKHLREAVMIAEKALAIWSRKPGFWERLICQLLLGKLLDNFTQQVKQWRYQVAQVDKLAANAKTFLKQDTGDPLETEALANAIAIYQRCTKILHDDRISRLIKQYQEELQGRQQFLTLVTQAQSQAENRFYKNAIAVYREAEKLYSTESLQQAIAASVAQVQQEEIYDAAFEKVQQAESEGRLQGAIALLKNALAKFSRPDGIDLLEKLQQTLKGREQFRQGLAAEKAADFKAAVSLYRNARLLLPNSTSCQIRLALVAIKTQAWATALTYLEAIPGEQAAYLRGFAYAQQEDLQVAYKEWLGLSTANIAKQREILKNLSQRQRLLKLQNIEQLVAAENWEKAKAESTQFLQKFGSDPLVEENLNEHIQPRLEAELWKDKEWKIIADQTEKAWISQPNITTLHNLAVANYYLAQTSPINLLNLIFSLSTALANITKDPSLQDVPWLENKPVEFAAVSLELKRRIETAIDMKDTNIIEYLYLRDRYRLEAVSLNLMGEPAKRGMKIKDVYITPVCYQYYLPQWQGIFENRIHANQKILSFLYTNWGLAVAACLEGDYQRAIQLKPKPSTTDKSYIAAFAQKFVAYHEGYYQLQQQKWREAIIPLKQAKPEIQASQDWQQEIDRLCGLQRQVISNFQEHLEFAQFWYDFLGSRDARSYLAEYKAEQIREQIANEQISSATALKELQKLKEIDNQNPIVIDLIERIEFNQELELIDKLLKNNKFEEAVQRAKESQHQRIRNIVSDIFVEILIKGFQNRDLGFEDIYQLGYWAYELCPDDPNVQEIYRFCQELKDIENLMKCDRFDEAVHRAKYSQHNSIRHYVAEFFIKTLLKGIQNRNLSFDLIQQLGRWAYQLCPDEPAFQEIYRSLNIR; this is translated from the coding sequence ATGAGCATCCTTGATAGCTTGAACGCTTTAACTAAAACTTTGCTGGGAGTGGGTATTATTGATGCCTGGAAGCAAGCACCACACACTAAAGAAGCCAGCGAAAAAGCAGCACGATTAGCCCAAAACAAACATCTGCGAGAAGCAGTAATGATTGCAGAAAAAGCTCTCGCTATCTGGTCGAGAAAACCAGGTTTTTGGGAGCGTTTGATTTGTCAATTGCTGCTGGGTAAGCTGTTAGACAATTTTACTCAGCAAGTAAAGCAGTGGCGCTATCAAGTGGCGCAAGTGGATAAACTAGCTGCTAATGCGAAAACCTTTCTCAAGCAAGATACGGGCGATCCTTTAGAAACGGAAGCGCTTGCAAATGCGATCGCCATTTATCAGCGCTGTACCAAAATTCTCCACGACGATCGCATCTCGCGGCTAATCAAGCAGTACCAAGAAGAACTGCAAGGGCGACAGCAGTTTTTGACTTTAGTGACACAGGCACAGTCTCAGGCAGAAAATCGGTTCTATAAAAATGCGATCGCAGTTTACCGAGAGGCTGAAAAGCTTTATTCTACTGAATCTCTACAACAGGCGATCGCTGCAAGTGTTGCTCAAGTCCAACAAGAAGAAATTTATGATGCTGCTTTTGAAAAGGTGCAACAAGCTGAAAGTGAAGGAAGATTACAGGGAGCGATCGCACTTTTAAAAAATGCCCTGGCTAAATTTTCTCGCCCTGACGGAATTGATTTACTCGAAAAGCTACAACAAACACTTAAAGGAAGAGAACAATTTCGCCAAGGGCTAGCAGCAGAAAAAGCGGCTGATTTTAAAGCGGCTGTATCTCTTTATAGAAATGCCAGATTGCTCTTGCCTAACTCTACATCCTGCCAAATCCGGTTAGCACTTGTGGCAATTAAAACTCAAGCATGGGCAACCGCACTAACTTACCTAGAAGCTATACCTGGAGAACAAGCTGCTTATTTGCGGGGATTTGCCTACGCCCAACAAGAAGATTTACAGGTAGCTTATAAAGAATGGCTTGGGTTATCTACTGCTAACATTGCCAAGCAACGAGAGATTCTCAAAAATCTTTCCCAACGTCAACGGCTGCTAAAACTACAGAATATTGAGCAGTTGGTAGCGGCTGAAAATTGGGAGAAGGCTAAAGCAGAGAGTACCCAATTTCTCCAAAAATTTGGTTCCGATCCTTTAGTAGAGGAAAATCTAAATGAGCATATTCAGCCACGTTTAGAAGCAGAACTATGGAAAGATAAAGAATGGAAAATTATTGCCGATCAAACCGAAAAAGCTTGGATTTCACAGCCGAATATTACTACATTACATAATTTGGCAGTAGCAAATTATTATCTTGCTCAAACTTCTCCGATAAATCTATTAAATTTAATATTTTCTTTATCAACAGCTTTAGCAAATATAACTAAAGATCCTAGCCTTCAAGATGTGCCTTGGCTAGAAAATAAACCTGTAGAATTTGCCGCCGTCTCTTTAGAATTAAAACGTCGAATAGAAACTGCAATAGACATGAAAGATACAAATATTATTGAGTATTTGTATCTGCGCGATCGCTACCGATTAGAAGCAGTATCTCTAAATCTCATGGGTGAGCCGGCAAAGCGCGGAATGAAAATAAAAGATGTATATATCACACCTGTTTGTTATCAGTATTACCTTCCTCAATGGCAAGGAATTTTCGAGAATAGAATACATGCTAACCAAAAAATCTTAAGTTTCCTTTATACAAATTGGGGATTGGCTGTCGCTGCTTGTTTAGAAGGAGATTATCAAAGAGCAATTCAACTTAAACCTAAACCCTCAACCACAGATAAATCTTATATCGCAGCATTTGCTCAGAAATTTGTCGCTTATCATGAAGGTTACTATCAGCTACAGCAACAAAAATGGCGAGAGGCAATTATTCCTCTCAAGCAAGCAAAGCCAGAAATTCAAGCTAGTCAAGATTGGCAACAAGAAATAGACAGACTTTGTGGATTGCAACGTCAAGTTATATCAAACTTTCAAGAACATTTAGAGTTTGCCCAGTTTTGGTATGACTTTTTAGGAAGTAGAGACGCTAGAAGTTATCTAGCTGAGTATAAGGCAGAACAAATACGCGAACAAATTGCTAATGAACAAATTTCATCAGCAACAGCCCTGAAAGAACTACAAAAACTTAAAGAAATTGACAATCAAAATCCTATTGTAATTGACCTAATTGAGAGAATTGAATTTAACCAAGAATTAGAATTAATTGATAAGCTTTTAAAAAATAATAAATTTGAAGAAGCTGTCCAACGTGCAAAAGAATCCCAGCATCAACGTATACGTAATATTGTCTCAGACATTTTCGTAGAAATATTAATCAAGGGTTTCCAAAATCGTGATTTAGGATTTGAAGATATTTATCAATTAGGCTATTGGGCTTATGAACTCTGTCCAGATGATCCAAATGTCCAAGAAATTTATAGATTTTGTCAAGAACTGAAGGATATTGAAAATCTGATGAAATGCGATCGCTTTGATGAAGCTGTCCATCGTGCCAAATACTCACAACATAACTCTATTCGTCACTATGTCGCTGAGTTTTTTATTAAAACCTTGCTTAAAGGTATTCAAAACCGCAATTTATCTTTTGATTTGATTCAGCAATTAGGTCGCTGGGCTTATCAACTTTGTCCAGACGAACCTGCTTTTCAAGAAATTTATCGTAGTCTGAATATTCGTTAA
- a CDS encoding nucleotide exchange factor GrpE translates to MSNFIISQEQLDLITQEINNLKKDKVVLQQSLREEQSQTTAKTEDLFLELLETGDALEALLNYLEQNPNPNPEFIQRLPKSVAAVNRKFLSVLGKRQVLPIEIELQSTQPDFNLCRVVDREVRNDVADQTITKIVRRGFYLGEKILRPTEVITSKTSVGEL, encoded by the coding sequence ATGTCTAATTTTATTATTAGTCAAGAACAGCTAGACTTGATCACACAAGAAATTAACAACCTCAAAAAGGACAAAGTTGTACTACAACAGTCCTTACGAGAAGAGCAAAGCCAAACCACAGCAAAGACTGAAGATTTATTTTTAGAATTGCTAGAAACTGGTGATGCGTTAGAAGCCTTACTGAATTATCTTGAACAGAACCCCAACCCCAATCCAGAATTTATCCAGCGTTTACCCAAGTCTGTCGCGGCAGTTAATCGTAAGTTTCTTAGTGTACTAGGAAAGCGCCAAGTTTTACCCATAGAAATAGAACTGCAAAGTACACAACCAGATTTTAATTTATGCCGTGTTGTTGATCGTGAAGTCAGAAATGATGTGGCAGACCAAACAATTACTAAAATCGTCCGTCGAGGGTTTTATTTAGGAGAAAAAATCCTACGTCCAACAGAGGTAATCACATCTAAAACATCAGTTGGAGAATTATAA